Sequence from the Burkholderia cepacia genome:
TCCAGCGCGGCCGAATAGACGAACGGCTTGAAGCTCGAGCCCGGCTGGCGATACGCCTGCAGCGCATGGTCGAACACGTTGCGATTGAAATCCGCGCCGCCGACGAGCGCGAGCATGTCGCCGGTGGCCGCATCGAGCGACACGAGCGCGCCTTCGAGCGCGGGCTTCGCGTCGCGCGCCGCCGGCTGGCGCCGCAGCCCGCGCGCGAGCGCGGCTTCGGCCGCGCGCTGGTCGCGCATCGAGATCGTCGTCGTCACGTCGAGGCCGAGCGTATAGGCGTCGTCGTGAAAGCGCTCGACCATCATGCGGCGCGCGCGTTCGGCGACGTACGGCGCGGCGACGATCCCGGGCGGCGGCGTGGTCGCCAGCGCGATCGGCGCGTCGACGGCCGTGCGATAAGTCGCGTCGTCGAGCTGGCCGAGTGCATGCATCCGCCCGAGCACGTAGTTGCGCCGCGCGGTCGCGCGCGCCGGATTGACGACCGGGTTGAACGCGGACGGCGCCTTCGGCAGCCCCGCGAGCACGGCCGCCTCGCCCGCGTTCAGCGCGTCGAGCGGCTTGCCGAAATACACGTTCGCCGCCGCCGCGAAACCGTACGCGCGCTCGCCCAGATAGATCTCGTTCATGTACAGCTCGAGCAGCTTGTCCTTGCTGTATTCGCGTTCGAGCTTCGCCGCCATCAGGATCTCGGCGAGCTTGCGGCTCAGCACCTTGTCGCGCGTCAGGTAGAAGTTGCGCGCGACCTGCATCGTGATCGTGCTGCCGCCCTGCCCCGGCTGCCCGGTCACGACGTTCGCGAACGTCGCGCGCGCGAGGCCGCCGACATCCACCGCGCCGTGCTGGTAGAACTTCGCGTCCTCGGCCGCGAGCAGCGCGTGCCGCATCAGCGGCGGGATGCGTTCGAGCGGCACGAACTCGCGCCGCTCGACGCCGTATTCGGCGAGCAGATCGCCGTCGCGCGAGAAGATCCGCAGCGGCAGCGCGGGACGATAGACGGCCAGGTGCTCGACGGACGGCAGCTGCGTCCAGATGCGATGGATCGTCCATGCGCCGATGCCCGCGCACGCGAGCGTCAGGCCCAGCAGCGCGCCCGCGAGCGTGCGCCATGCGCGACGGCGGCGCGGCGGCGCGGGAGGTGGGGAAGCGGGGGGGTCGGTCATGTCGGGCTCCTTCTTCGATGCCGTGAATCCGCGGCGCGCGACCTGTCGCCGCTCGTCGCGAAAGGCGCGCATTGTCGAAGGGATTGCGCGAAACCGGAACATTCTTTAGCCAAAGTTTGGCAGGCTAAATTTTATTTAGGGATGAGAGTGTGGCCAGCTTGCGGCACTCGTTTATGTGCGAGACCCACGAAGCTCGCTGTTCTGAGCGAAAATGAATCGAGGTGCATGCAAATAGGTTGCCTGTTCGCATTCACACCCGAAACGATATAGATGAAATAGAACGGGATCGAAAATGAATATCGACGCACTTGCCCAACTTCTCATTGCCCCAGCAGTTCTTGCTGTGCCTCTCAAATATGCCTTTGATTTTTTTGACGGCGTTCGAAAGGAAAGACGCGGCGTGAAGGGACTTGCATTTGTATGCTGGTACGGACCACAGCGACGTCCGCTCAATTTGCCTGGCTGGATAAGATTTGTTGCCTCGAAGATCAGGAACTGTTTTCAGAGTCGGGGCAACCGGCCGACACATGGGGTTCTTTCAACAAACAAGGCCATTGGTTTCATCTTCAACAGCGGGCAGGTTCCACTCAAGGCAGATGATCTGTTCAAATCCAAACCACTCAGACTAGTCCTCTCAGGCAGTGGCGAACTGAATGACGTCAGCATGCGTTTCGAAAGCGACCAGACCGCTGACATCAGATTGACAGGGGAAAGAACGTTTTTGCGTCGACCCAAAAACCACTCGAAAGAGAGAGCCATTGCGTTTTCATACATGGCACCCGGTCACGGTGTGGCCGTGGAGATCGAATACAGTGCACGAGGTCCGGTGAGTTTTAGCCTTTCAGGACCAGTGAACGGGATGCGACGCTCGATTCAGCAACAAGTCCTGTTTGAAGTGGATATTGAAAGCAGCCAGCATCGACTACGGCAGCGACGATCTGCAGTTGTAAGACTATGGGTCGGAGGACTGTTGATGGTGGCTGCCATAACCATGGCAGCCATTGACGTCCTATTCAAGGGCGATCATTTCCTCCCCACCAGAGACTGGACATACTGGCTTTCAATGGTGGCTTTGGCAGTAGGTGAATCAATGGCCCTTATGGCTTGGGACCACTTCAGGCAACCGAAGAAGATTCCGGCCGCACTTCGATACTGGGATACTGCGAAGAACGAGCCTGTCAATCCGGTTGACCAACG
This genomic interval carries:
- a CDS encoding penicillin-binding protein 1A yields the protein MTDPPASPPPAPPRRRRAWRTLAGALLGLTLACAGIGAWTIHRIWTQLPSVEHLAVYRPALPLRIFSRDGDLLAEYGVERREFVPLERIPPLMRHALLAAEDAKFYQHGAVDVGGLARATFANVVTGQPGQGGSTITMQVARNFYLTRDKVLSRKLAEILMAAKLEREYSKDKLLELYMNEIYLGERAYGFAAAANVYFGKPLDALNAGEAAVLAGLPKAPSAFNPVVNPARATARRNYVLGRMHALGQLDDATYRTAVDAPIALATTPPPGIVAAPYVAERARRMMVERFHDDAYTLGLDVTTTISMRDQRAAEAALARGLRRQPAARDAKPALEGALVSLDAATGDMLALVGGADFNRNVFDHALQAYRQPGSSFKPFVYSAALEKGYFPGVLVDDTQRTLTHAETGARPWRPRNFGNRYEGFIPVRRGLVRSKNLVAVSLMQATDAHYVQQHAVHFGFDAQRNPASLPLALGAGAVTPLELASAYSVFANGGTRMEPRLILSVKQRHGGAMYEASPAAGTRVISARNAFMMDSMLRDVVKAGTARGALALRRDDAAGKTGTSNGSKDVWFAGYSSGIVAVAWLGYDTPRPMGRATGATLALPVWLDYMKTAVDGRTPVDATPPQDVALVDGDFVYAEYTRGTCTADVPPFVRSDFACAAVPAPAGASAVAGHDAAAGVAMPAAVDAAERERVLDLFRTDD